In Leishmania mexicana MHOM/GT/2001/U1103 complete genome, chromosome 34, one DNA window encodes the following:
- a CDS encoding Bem46-like serine peptidase, translated as MSFGGFLLSAGLYLVLVAVFVSLFLHIMSYRYRSQQNRLLYYPQIPPESREVCEDPVALGIPYAERVCVTTADKVRLWGYMLWPAPAPSAEKSGNASVSDSIGHASSNLATAEGGVHVEVDASGGATESTSAGSTLPGSSRSVTMPSGMPTFVMLYFHGNAGNVGHRLPLARAFVTHLKCAVMMVDYRGFGLSDDSEQTQETLELDAQACFDYLWQDPRVPRDRIIVMGTSLGGAVSIHLAANERYARRIAAVIVENSFSSISDMASALSRPILTKLASQCPGLAVGIFEYYVKPLALRISWNSAQKITKVVVPMLFLSGMRDEIVPPEQMRTLYKAATKCLRDGNGSDLTVPLRRFLEFEDGRHNNLPLMPGYMSALQDFVTDVRNAGSAAVV; from the coding sequence ATGAGCTTTGGCGGCTTTCTTCTCTCGGCCGGACTCTACTTGGTCCTGGTCGCTGTATTTGTGTCCCTCTTTCTGCACATCATGAGCTACCGCTACCGAAGTCAGCAGAACCGACTGCTCTACTACCCACAGATTCCTCCAGAGAGTCGAGAGGTCTGCGAAGACCCGGTGGCGCTCGGTATCCCCTACGcagagcgtgtgtgcgtcaccaccgctgaTAAAGTGCGATTGTGGGGCTACATGCTGTGGCCGGCCcctgcgccgtcggcggAGAAGAGCGGCAATGCAAGCGTCTCCGACTCGATCGGGCACGCATCCTCCAATTTAGCCActgcagagggaggcgtgcaTGTTGAGGTGGATGCATCAGGTGGCGCTACAGAGAGTaccagcgccggcagcacgTTGCCTGGCAGCAGTAGAAGCGTTACCATGCCGAGCGGGATGCCGACGTTTGTAATGCTGTACTTTCATGGAAACGCCGGTAACGTTGGCCATCGCCTGCCTCTTGCTCGGGCCTTTGTGACCCACCTGAAGTGCGCGGTCATGATGGTTGACTATCGTGGTTTTGGCCTTAGCGATGACTCGGAGCAGACGCAGGAGACGTTGGAGCTGGATGCGCAGGCCTGCTTCGACTATCTGTGGCAGGATCCTCGTGTGCCGCGTGATCGTATCATTGTCATGGGCACCAGCCTCGGTGGCGCTGTCTCGATTCACTTGGCTGCCAACGAACGTTACGCCCGCCGCATAGCTGCTGTGATTGTAGAAAACTCCTTCAGCTCCATCAGCGACATGGCCTCGGCCCTGAGCCGGCCAATCCTGACGAAGCTGGCGAGTCAATGCCCAGGCCTTGCGGTCGGTATCTTTGAGTACTACGTCAAGCCCCTGGCTCTGCGGATAAGTTGGAACAGCGCGCAGAAGATTACGAAGGTTGTGGTGCCGAtgctcttcctctctggTATGCGTGATGAGATAGTGCCACCGGAGCAGATGCGGACACTATACAAGGCTGCGACGAAGTGTCTGCGCGAtggcaacggcagcgaccTCACTGTCCCGCTGCGTCGCTTTCTCGAGTTTGAGGACGGGCGGCACAACAACCTGCCGCTCATGCCCGGCTACATGAGCGCCCTGCAGGACTTTGTCACGGACGTGCGCAATGCCGGGTCCGCTGCTGTCGTTTGA